In Luteitalea sp. TBR-22, one genomic interval encodes:
- a CDS encoding biopolymer transporter ExbD encodes MSAHRHLGAETVQKGELPQTSSDMNVTPLIDVLLVLLVIFMAALPMTQKGTDINLPLETKSAESAADNTQIVLTMNADRSMSINNQDVQIGDLQSRLAEIFESRKEKTMFILGAPTLPYGNVVQAIDAARGAGVDKVGIVTEGMRGK; translated from the coding sequence ATGTCCGCCCACAGGCACCTTGGCGCCGAAACGGTCCAGAAGGGAGAGCTCCCGCAGACCAGTTCGGACATGAACGTGACGCCGCTGATCGACGTGCTGCTCGTGCTGCTCGTCATCTTCATGGCGGCGCTCCCGATGACCCAGAAGGGAACCGACATCAACCTGCCGCTCGAGACCAAGAGCGCCGAATCGGCCGCCGACAACACGCAGATCGTGTTGACGATGAACGCCGATCGCAGCATGTCGATCAACAACCAGGACGTCCAGATCGGCGACCTCCAGAGCCGACTCGCCGAGATCTTCGAGTCGCGCAAGGAGAAGACGATGTTCATCCTGGGCGCCCCGACGCTGCCGTACGGCAACGTCGTGCAGGCCATCGACGCGGCGCGCGGTGCCGGCGTCGACAAGGTCGGCATCGTCACCGAGGGCATGCGCGGCAAGTAG
- a CDS encoding D-alanine--D-alanine ligase family protein, producing MKKLRVGVIYGGRSGEHEVSVASAAAVMANLDRTRYEPVPIRIDRDGRWSLADKPPTAASASEVIEQTRIEVKAVRAGREVHLLPRPSEETILAIDRTAHRGEDEARALVHGVGLDVIFPVLHGPHGEDGTVQGLLELANVPYVGCGVLASAVGMDKALMKTVFGARGLPQCAYEVLLRRQVLADPEAMADGLLSRHPLPLFVKPANLGSSVGISKARTRDELVEALKLAADYDRKVVVEVAVPNAREIEVAVLGNDEPLASVPGEIVPSREFYDYEAKYLDGASRLAIPADLPAELGSRLQALAIEAFRAIDGAGLSRVDFLVDGASGAVYVNEINTMPGFTTISMYGKLWAATGLAYAELVDRLVQLALERHAEKQQLRVSAF from the coding sequence TTGAAGAAACTGCGCGTGGGCGTCATTTATGGTGGCCGCTCGGGCGAGCACGAAGTGTCGGTCGCCTCGGCTGCCGCCGTCATGGCCAACCTCGATCGGACCCGCTACGAGCCGGTGCCGATCCGCATCGATCGCGACGGGCGGTGGTCGCTGGCCGACAAGCCGCCGACGGCGGCTTCGGCCTCGGAGGTGATCGAGCAGACGCGCATCGAGGTCAAGGCGGTGCGGGCCGGTCGCGAGGTCCACCTGCTGCCGCGCCCGAGCGAGGAGACGATCCTGGCCATCGACAGGACCGCCCACCGGGGCGAGGACGAGGCGCGGGCGCTGGTGCACGGCGTCGGCCTGGACGTCATCTTCCCGGTGCTGCACGGCCCGCACGGCGAGGACGGCACGGTGCAGGGCCTGCTCGAGCTCGCCAACGTGCCCTACGTCGGGTGCGGCGTGCTGGCCTCGGCGGTCGGCATGGACAAGGCGCTGATGAAGACGGTCTTCGGCGCGCGCGGCCTGCCGCAGTGCGCCTACGAGGTCCTGCTGCGCCGCCAGGTGCTGGCCGACCCCGAGGCGATGGCCGACGGGCTGCTGTCGCGCCACCCGCTGCCGCTCTTCGTCAAGCCCGCCAACCTGGGATCGAGCGTCGGCATCTCGAAGGCACGGACCCGCGACGAACTGGTGGAGGCGCTGAAGCTGGCCGCCGACTACGACCGCAAGGTGGTGGTGGAGGTGGCCGTGCCCAACGCACGCGAGATCGAGGTGGCGGTGCTCGGCAACGACGAGCCGCTCGCCTCGGTGCCCGGCGAGATCGTGCCGTCGCGCGAGTTCTACGACTACGAGGCCAAGTACCTCGATGGCGCCAGTCGCCTGGCGATCCCGGCCGACCTGCCGGCCGAACTGGGCTCGCGCCTGCAGGCGCTGGCGATCGAGGCGTTCCGTGCCATCGACGGCGCCGGGCTGAGCCGCGTCGACTTCCTCGTCGACGGCGCCTCGGGCGCGGTGTACGTCAACGAGATCAACACGATGCCGGGCTTCACCACGATCAGCATGTACGGCAAGTTGTGGGCGGCGACGGGACTGGCCTACGCCGAGCTCGTCGATCGCCTGGTGCAGCTCGCGCTCGAGCGTCACGCCGAGAAGCAGCAGCTGCGCGTCTCGGCCTTCTGA
- the secD gene encoding protein translocase subunit SecD, which translates to MTSNLRWKVIAILVVVALAVAAFYPPKDKVKLGLDLKGGVHLVLRVQTDDALKLETETSAERLRDELSRQGVSIGAVTPQDVRSFRVDGVPGDRDADFRRIADEWVGQVFDRASGVGGSYTFTLKSAQITRLRQEAVAQALQTIERRVNELGVAEPIVAPHGDGDQILVQMPGVTDVARAKEIIRSTALLELKIVEDGPAPTREALLAARGGQVPPDLEIVPGAAEAGNAQGTGPVYYLVKRVAGITGRDLRNARPSLDENNQPAVGFSLNQQGADKFSQLTAQNIGRQLAIILDGRVQSAPTIEGRIYDQGRISGSFTQQEVQDLSLTLRSGALPASLTYLEERTVGPSLGADSIRAGVMASLIGLGFVTLFMLAYYKLTGFNALLSISLNLLILLGFMAYIGAVMTLPGIAGFILTIGMGVDSNVLIFERIKEEMGSGKSARAAVAAGFDRVFLTILDTHVASLISAAFLFQFGTGPIRGFATTLFFGLLSNVFTAVFVSRTLFELILSRRPQAAKLSI; encoded by the coding sequence ATGACAAGCAACCTTCGCTGGAAAGTGATCGCCATCCTCGTGGTGGTCGCACTGGCCGTCGCGGCCTTCTATCCGCCCAAGGACAAGGTGAAGCTCGGCCTCGACCTCAAGGGCGGCGTCCACCTCGTGCTCCGCGTCCAGACCGACGATGCGCTGAAGCTCGAGACGGAGACCAGCGCCGAGCGGCTGCGCGACGAGCTGTCGCGGCAGGGCGTCTCGATCGGCGCCGTCACGCCACAGGACGTGCGGTCGTTCCGCGTCGACGGCGTGCCTGGTGACCGCGACGCCGACTTCCGCCGCATCGCCGACGAGTGGGTGGGCCAGGTGTTCGACCGCGCCTCGGGCGTCGGCGGCTCCTACACCTTCACGCTGAAGTCGGCCCAGATCACCCGCTTGCGACAGGAAGCGGTGGCCCAGGCGCTGCAGACCATCGAGCGGCGCGTCAACGAACTCGGCGTTGCCGAGCCGATCGTCGCGCCGCACGGCGATGGCGACCAGATCCTCGTCCAGATGCCCGGCGTGACCGACGTCGCCCGTGCCAAGGAGATCATCCGGTCGACCGCGCTGCTCGAGCTGAAGATCGTCGAGGACGGTCCGGCCCCGACGCGCGAGGCGCTGCTCGCGGCCCGCGGCGGCCAGGTGCCGCCCGACCTCGAGATCGTGCCCGGCGCCGCCGAGGCCGGCAACGCCCAGGGGACCGGGCCGGTCTACTACCTCGTCAAGCGGGTAGCGGGCATCACCGGCCGCGACCTGCGCAATGCCCGTCCCTCGCTCGACGAGAACAACCAGCCCGCCGTCGGCTTCTCGCTCAACCAGCAGGGCGCCGACAAGTTCAGCCAGCTCACCGCCCAGAACATCGGCCGCCAGCTGGCGATCATCCTCGACGGGCGGGTGCAGAGCGCGCCGACCATCGAGGGGCGCATCTACGACCAGGGACGCATCTCGGGCAGCTTCACGCAGCAGGAAGTGCAGGATCTGTCGCTGACGCTCCGCTCCGGTGCGCTGCCGGCCAGCCTCACCTACCTCGAGGAGCGCACGGTGGGCCCGTCGCTCGGCGCCGACTCCATCCGCGCCGGCGTCATGGCCTCGCTCATCGGGCTGGGGTTCGTGACGCTGTTCATGCTGGCGTACTACAAGCTCACGGGCTTCAACGCCCTGCTCTCGATCAGCCTCAACCTGCTCATCCTGCTCGGCTTCATGGCCTACATCGGCGCCGTCATGACGCTGCCGGGCATCGCCGGCTTCATCCTGACGATCGGCATGGGCGTGGACTCCAACGTGCTCATCTTCGAGCGCATCAAGGAGGAGATGGGGTCGGGCAAGTCGGCGCGCGCCGCGGTGGCCGCCGGCTTCGACCGCGTGTTCCTCACCATTCTCGACACGCACGTCGCGTCGCTCATCTCGGCGGCGTTCCTGTTCCAGTTCGGCACCGGCCCGATTCGCGGCTTTGCCACCACCCTGTTCTTCGGCTTGCTGTCCAACGTGTTCACGGCCGTGTTCGTGTCGCGCACGCTGTTCGAACTCATCCTGTCGCGTCGCCCGCAGGCCGCGAAGTTGAGCATCTGA
- a CDS encoding MotA/TolQ/ExbB proton channel family protein — protein MGDLNLIHMWQQMGFVAKLVAYILFFMSFWSVGVFVERWYTFSQARKQSKLYAPQVAKHLKEGRLKDAIALSQSKNFRYSHLAKVVLAGLQEYQFQSESGQALNRDDLLDTVRRAIQRATALTSNDLKKGVSSLATIGSTAPFVGLLGTVVGVISAFQGIAATGSGGIGSVSAGISEALVETALGLVVAIPAVWFYNYLTGRLEYFNVEMDNSSSEMVDYFVKKSN, from the coding sequence ATGGGTGATCTGAATCTGATTCACATGTGGCAGCAGATGGGCTTCGTTGCCAAGCTGGTGGCCTACATCCTCTTCTTCATGTCCTTCTGGTCGGTGGGCGTGTTCGTGGAGCGGTGGTACACCTTCTCGCAGGCGCGCAAGCAGTCGAAGCTCTACGCGCCGCAGGTGGCCAAGCACCTCAAGGAGGGCCGCCTCAAGGACGCGATCGCGCTCTCGCAGTCGAAGAACTTCCGCTACAGCCACCTCGCGAAGGTCGTGCTCGCGGGGCTGCAGGAGTACCAGTTCCAGAGCGAGAGCGGCCAGGCGCTCAACCGCGACGACCTGCTGGACACGGTCCGTCGCGCCATCCAGCGCGCCACGGCGCTCACCAGCAACGACCTGAAGAAGGGCGTCTCCTCGCTGGCGACCATCGGCTCGACGGCCCCGTTCGTCGGTCTGCTCGGCACGGTCGTCGGCGTCATCTCGGCGTTCCAGGGCATCGCGGCCACGGGCTCGGGCGGTATCGGGTCGGTGTCGGCCGGTATTTCGGAAGCGCTCGTCGAGACGGCACTCGGCCTCGTCGTGGCCATCCCGGCGGTGTGGTTCTACAACTACCTGACGGGCCGCCTCGAGTACTTCAACGTCGAGATGGACAACAGCTCGTCGGAGATGGTCGACTACTTCGTCAAGAAGAGCAATTAA
- a CDS encoding biopolymer transporter ExbD yields MAMSMGGGKGGIKADINVTPLVDIMLVLLIIMMLIAPLLQKGVNVQLPYADNTSEKPDTQEQTVVHVDAQKNLYVNNIQVSESEAVDRIKFALEEKAERIVYLKGDTDAPYAAIMSMMDKLREAGIENVALITESKKKPGEGGGD; encoded by the coding sequence ATGGCAATGTCAATGGGGGGCGGGAAGGGCGGCATCAAGGCCGACATCAACGTCACCCCCCTCGTGGACATCATGCTGGTGCTGCTCATCATCATGATGCTCATCGCGCCCCTGTTGCAGAAGGGCGTGAACGTGCAGCTGCCGTACGCGGACAACACGTCTGAGAAGCCTGACACCCAGGAACAGACGGTTGTCCACGTCGACGCGCAGAAGAATCTGTACGTCAACAACATCCAGGTGTCGGAGTCCGAGGCCGTCGACCGCATCAAGTTCGCCCTCGAAGAGAAGGCGGAGCGCATCGTCTACCTCAAGGGCGACACCGACGCCCCCTACGCCGCCATCATGTCGATGATGGACAAGCTGCGCGAGGCCGGCATCGAGAACGTGGCCCTCATCACCGAGAGCAAGAAGAAGCCCGGAGAAGGGGGAGGCGACTAG
- the secF gene encoding protein translocase subunit SecF: MDLFSNANYNFTKWRWHAIAFSALIVVLGLVQIARNGLPLGIDFSGGTIVVLKFQQPTSEEVVRKALDRIPGEKVVQQYGAASANEVLIRLPQAQATEQGTSLEQGARQVVDAVRAANIGAFEPISTEIVGPVIGKDLQRKGVYATLASILGITLYIAFRFRLSFAVGAIAATLHDVIVTLAVLTFFGYELSLNIIAAILTITGYSVNDTIVIFDRVRENFRTMRGASLESQVNTAVNQTLSRTIITAGTTFLSVLALYIFGGEVLEGFAFTMLVGIISGTYSTVFIASAIAIMLSKNETTPVAPAAPARAAGDRPRRRERRNA; encoded by the coding sequence ATGGACCTGTTCTCGAACGCCAATTACAACTTCACCAAGTGGCGCTGGCACGCGATCGCCTTCTCGGCGCTGATCGTGGTGCTCGGTCTGGTGCAGATCGCCCGCAACGGCCTGCCGCTCGGCATCGACTTCTCCGGCGGCACGATCGTCGTGCTCAAGTTCCAGCAGCCGACCTCCGAGGAGGTGGTGCGCAAGGCGCTCGACCGCATCCCCGGCGAGAAGGTGGTGCAGCAGTATGGCGCGGCCAGCGCCAACGAGGTGCTGATCCGTCTGCCGCAGGCGCAGGCCACCGAGCAGGGCACCAGCCTCGAGCAGGGCGCCCGCCAGGTGGTCGACGCGGTGCGCGCGGCCAACATCGGCGCCTTCGAGCCGATCAGCACCGAGATCGTCGGGCCGGTCATCGGCAAGGACCTGCAGCGCAAGGGCGTCTACGCGACCCTGGCGAGCATCCTCGGCATCACGCTCTACATCGCCTTCCGCTTCCGCCTGTCCTTCGCGGTCGGCGCCATCGCCGCCACCCTGCACGACGTGATCGTCACGCTCGCGGTGCTGACGTTCTTCGGCTACGAGCTGTCGTTGAACATCATCGCGGCGATCCTCACGATCACCGGCTACTCGGTCAACGACACCATCGTCATCTTCGACCGCGTCCGCGAGAACTTCCGCACCATGCGCGGCGCCTCGCTGGAGTCGCAGGTCAACACGGCGGTCAACCAGACGCTGAGCCGCACGATCATCACGGCCGGCACGACGTTCCTCTCCGTGCTCGCGTTGTACATCTTCGGCGGCGAGGTGCTCGAGGGCTTCGCGTTCACCATGCTGGTGGGCATCATCAGCGGCACCTACTCGACGGTGTTCATCGCATCGGCGATCGCGATCATGCTCAGCAAGAACGAGACGACGCCCGTCGCCCCGGCGGCGCCGGCACGCGCGGCCGGCGACCGTCCGCGCCGCCGCGAACGTCGTAACGCCTGA
- a CDS encoding energy transducer TonB — protein MPKDMFGDVVDPSIKVGSQKWYTVPVSILVHLAIVGAIVIVPLMAMDALPETPSMMAFVGAPPPPPPPPPPPPPPPAAAAPTPTPTPVTNPNAAPIEPPKEIKPEAPAPPAANVGVGVPGGVEGGIPGGALGGVVGGLPSAPPPPPPPPAPTQPVRVGGNIAPPKKTRDVKPVYPQIAQSARVAGVVIIEATIGPNGKVQNARVLRSIPLLDQAALDAVKQWEYTPTLLNGVPVPVIMTVTVNFTLQ, from the coding sequence GTGCCGAAAGACATGTTCGGGGACGTGGTCGATCCGTCCATCAAGGTCGGGTCGCAGAAGTGGTACACGGTCCCCGTTTCGATCCTTGTGCACCTGGCCATCGTCGGGGCGATCGTCATCGTCCCCTTGATGGCCATGGACGCGTTGCCCGAGACGCCGAGCATGATGGCGTTCGTGGGCGCGCCGCCGCCGCCCCCGCCGCCTCCGCCGCCGCCGCCGCCGCCCCCTGCGGCGGCCGCGCCGACGCCGACGCCGACGCCGGTGACCAACCCGAACGCCGCGCCGATCGAGCCGCCGAAGGAAATCAAGCCCGAGGCTCCGGCCCCGCCTGCCGCCAATGTCGGCGTGGGCGTGCCCGGTGGTGTCGAGGGTGGCATCCCCGGTGGAGCGCTCGGTGGCGTGGTCGGTGGTCTGCCGTCAGCGCCGCCTCCGCCGCCGCCGCCCCCGGCGCCGACGCAGCCGGTGCGCGTGGGTGGCAACATCGCCCCGCCGAAGAAGACCCGCGACGTCAAGCCGGTCTATCCGCAGATTGCGCAGTCGGCGCGCGTGGCCGGTGTGGTCATCATCGAGGCCACGATCGGTCCGAATGGCAAGGTGCAGAACGCGCGCGTGCTCCGCAGCATCCCGCTGCTGGATCAGGCCGCCCTCGACGCCGTGAAGCAGTGGGAGTACACCCCCACGCTGCTGAACGGCGTGCCGGTGCCGGTCATCATGACCGTCACTGTGAACTTTACGTTGCAGTAG
- the tgt gene encoding tRNA guanosine(34) transglycosylase Tgt: MPGAFAFTLTGRDGQARTGRLQTPHGVVETPAFMPVGTRGAVRGVTQRALEDAGASIVLANTYHLYLRPGDDLIAERGGLHRFIGWPGPILTDSGGYQIFSLGPLVKITEEGARFQSHLDGSRHELTPEKVVDIQAQLGPDIAMVLDECLAAPASEAASAASLDLTLRWARRARDRFLQLQAGPVAGVTVSNPGQAQFGIVQGGVYPHLRARSAEALQQIGFESYAIGGLSVGESVETMYEVVGYTTPLLPEDRPRYLMGTGMPDDLVECVARGIDMFDCVLPTRNARNGQVFTPDGPLNLRNARFARDERPIDAQCPCDTCRRHSRAYLRHLFHNKEMNAGTLASIHNLVFYLDTLRRIRQAIGFGLFEQFRQEFHRRFSRTAPSS, from the coding sequence ATGCCCGGGGCCTTCGCGTTCACGCTGACGGGCCGGGACGGGCAGGCGCGCACCGGGCGCCTGCAGACGCCGCACGGCGTCGTCGAGACCCCGGCGTTCATGCCGGTCGGCACCCGCGGGGCGGTGCGCGGGGTGACGCAGCGGGCCCTCGAGGACGCCGGCGCCTCGATCGTCCTCGCCAACACCTATCACTTGTACCTGCGGCCCGGCGACGACCTGATTGCCGAGCGCGGCGGCCTGCACCGGTTCATCGGCTGGCCCGGCCCGATCCTGACCGACAGCGGCGGCTACCAGATCTTCAGCCTCGGCCCGCTGGTGAAGATCACCGAGGAGGGCGCCCGCTTCCAGTCACACCTGGATGGGTCCCGCCACGAGCTGACGCCGGAGAAGGTGGTCGACATCCAGGCGCAGCTCGGCCCCGACATCGCCATGGTGCTCGACGAGTGCCTCGCCGCCCCGGCCAGCGAGGCGGCCTCGGCGGCCTCGCTCGACCTCACTCTCCGTTGGGCGCGGCGGGCACGCGATCGCTTCCTGCAACTGCAGGCCGGGCCGGTCGCCGGCGTGACCGTGTCCAACCCGGGCCAGGCGCAGTTCGGGATCGTGCAGGGCGGCGTGTATCCCCACCTGCGCGCCAGGAGCGCCGAGGCGCTCCAGCAGATCGGCTTCGAGTCCTATGCGATCGGCGGCCTGAGCGTCGGCGAGTCGGTGGAGACGATGTACGAGGTGGTGGGGTACACGACGCCGCTGCTGCCGGAGGACCGCCCGCGCTACCTGATGGGCACCGGCATGCCCGACGACCTGGTGGAGTGCGTCGCGCGCGGCATCGACATGTTCGACTGCGTGCTGCCCACCCGCAACGCCCGCAACGGGCAGGTCTTCACGCCCGACGGACCGCTGAACCTGCGCAACGCGCGCTTCGCGCGCGACGAACGCCCCATCGACGCGCAGTGTCCCTGCGACACCTGCCGCCGTCATTCGCGCGCCTACCTGCGTCACCTGTTCCACAACAAGGAGATGAACGCCGGCACCCTGGCGAGCATCCATAATCTCGTCTTTTACCTTGACACCCTCCGGAGGATCCGACAGGCTATCGGTTTCGGGTTGTTCGAGCAGTTTCGACAGGAGTTCCACCGCCGTTTCTCCCGGACCGCCCCGAGTTCCTGA
- a CDS encoding HEAT repeat domain-containing protein, translating to MTRRLLPLIGLALVTACASAPPPPPPVVAPPYEAKIASIHRLEDHRVLEDARSRAVPAPPPVIDTRGRVVATPPPPPALDLISLLGDTDARVRRRAALAVGRVGLPAGVAPLVARLQDSDAEVRAMAAFALGLLGEASAAEPLTAALGDPNPLVKGRAAQALGLLGAEKAGAAAASIAQMVRGLVEAGAIATPPGDEAASGSADAEAVRRGLAALAALKSYDGLATAVLDAAGRPRSAWWPIAAALSRVGDDRAVPALLELVSSPSPFTAGYAVRGLGERRATAAVPTLLPLLEPTRQVHPQVRVSAVRAAGQIKDARATPALLGLLRQKGVPQGLELEILAALSQIGAREAEPDLVDRLTSRSPLLRAAALRTLARVDSLTFTTVLSGLDPDGDWRVRAAMADALTTLSPENATPMLERLMADKDARVLPSALRAWGTLKLPGLEKHLVAALAREDVAIRAEAASIAAQQKIAALKEPLLAAWERSRGDTADDARWATLLAVAAIDPAAATGPMTETLADRDWAMRLRAARWLVARDASSDALTRIRPAPVTVAAELYEAARLVSPPYSPQVYLETAKGTVQIELAVLDAPLTAENFVTLARRGYFDGLQLHRVVPAFVVQDGDPRGDGTGGPGYSIRDELNDRPYLRGTVGMALSGPDTGGSQWFITHAPQPHLEGRYTVFGQVVKGMEVVDQLEVGDTITRVRVWDGVTAPQ from the coding sequence ATGACGCGTCGCCTGTTGCCCCTCATCGGACTGGCGCTGGTCACCGCCTGTGCGTCGGCGCCGCCGCCGCCCCCGCCGGTCGTGGCCCCGCCCTACGAAGCCAAGATCGCGAGCATCCACCGCCTCGAGGACCATCGGGTGCTGGAAGATGCGCGTTCGCGCGCCGTGCCCGCGCCGCCGCCCGTGATCGACACGCGGGGTCGCGTGGTCGCCACGCCGCCCCCGCCGCCGGCGCTCGACCTGATCAGCCTGCTCGGCGACACGGACGCGCGCGTCCGTCGTCGCGCCGCGCTGGCGGTCGGCCGCGTCGGCCTGCCCGCTGGAGTGGCGCCGCTCGTCGCCCGCCTGCAGGACAGCGATGCCGAGGTGCGCGCGATGGCCGCGTTTGCGCTCGGCCTGTTGGGTGAGGCGAGTGCCGCCGAGCCGCTCACGGCTGCGCTTGGTGACCCGAACCCCCTCGTGAAGGGCCGTGCCGCGCAGGCACTCGGCCTGCTCGGGGCGGAGAAGGCCGGCGCGGCCGCCGCGTCGATCGCGCAGATGGTGCGAGGACTCGTCGAGGCCGGCGCGATCGCGACGCCGCCCGGCGACGAGGCGGCCAGCGGCAGTGCCGACGCCGAGGCGGTCCGGCGCGGCCTGGCGGCGCTGGCGGCCCTCAAGTCCTACGACGGTCTGGCCACCGCCGTCCTCGATGCTGCAGGGCGTCCGCGCAGCGCCTGGTGGCCGATCGCTGCCGCGTTGTCGCGGGTCGGCGACGATCGCGCCGTCCCGGCGTTGCTCGAACTCGTCTCCTCGCCCTCACCCTTCACGGCCGGCTATGCAGTGCGCGGCCTCGGTGAGCGCCGTGCGACGGCGGCCGTGCCGACGCTGTTGCCACTGCTCGAGCCGACGCGCCAGGTGCACCCGCAGGTGCGCGTGTCGGCGGTGCGCGCCGCCGGGCAGATCAAGGACGCTCGGGCCACGCCCGCGCTGCTCGGGCTGTTGCGCCAGAAGGGCGTGCCGCAGGGCCTCGAACTCGAGATCCTCGCGGCGCTGTCGCAGATCGGCGCACGGGAGGCCGAACCGGATCTGGTGGATCGGCTGACGTCGCGATCGCCGCTGCTGCGGGCCGCGGCGCTGCGGACGCTGGCGCGCGTCGACTCCCTCACCTTCACGACGGTGCTGTCGGGGCTCGATCCCGACGGCGACTGGCGGGTCCGGGCGGCGATGGCCGACGCGCTGACGACGCTGTCGCCGGAGAACGCGACGCCCATGCTCGAGCGCCTGATGGCCGACAAGGACGCGCGAGTCCTGCCGTCGGCGCTGCGGGCCTGGGGCACGCTGAAGCTGCCCGGCCTGGAGAAACACCTCGTCGCGGCGCTGGCCCGCGAGGACGTCGCGATCCGGGCCGAGGCCGCCTCGATTGCGGCGCAGCAGAAGATCGCGGCGCTCAAGGAGCCGCTGCTCGCCGCGTGGGAGCGTTCGCGCGGCGACACGGCCGACGACGCACGGTGGGCGACGTTGCTGGCAGTGGCAGCGATCGATCCGGCGGCGGCCACCGGTCCGATGACCGAGACGCTGGCCGACCGCGACTGGGCGATGCGCCTGCGTGCCGCGCGCTGGCTGGTGGCGCGTGACGCGTCGAGCGATGCCCTCACCCGCATCCGCCCGGCGCCGGTGACCGTGGCGGCGGAGCTGTACGAGGCGGCGCGGCTGGTCTCGCCCCCGTACTCCCCGCAGGTGTACCTGGAGACGGCCAAGGGCACCGTGCAAATCGAGCTCGCGGTGCTCGACGCGCCGCTGACGGCGGAGAACTTCGTCACCCTGGCGCGGCGCGGCTACTTCGACGGGTTGCAGTTGCACCGCGTGGTGCCGGCCTTCGTGGTGCAGGACGGCGATCCGCGCGGCGACGGCACCGGCGGTCCGGGCTACAGCATCCGCGACGAGCTGAACGATCGCCCGTACCTGCGGGGCACGGTGGGCATGGCGCTGTCGGGCCCGGACACGGGCGGCAGCCAGTGGTTCATCACGCACGCGCCGCAGCCGCACCTCGAGGGACGCTACACGGTCTTCGGGCAGGTGGTGAAGGGGATGGAAGTGGTCGACCAGCTCGAGGTGGGCGACACGATCACGCGGGTGCGGGTGTGGGACGGCGTGACCGCACCTCAGTAA
- the yajC gene encoding preprotein translocase subunit YajC — translation MPSPSLFARSLVALSAPADPNASPWLSLLPFVIILGIFYVMVLLPMKKRQQKVADFQSGLKVGDKVITTGGIYGTITRLGEQHVQLQIAPQVRIDVARAAVGGLQGQDPVVPDQGVA, via the coding sequence ATGCCCTCCCCGAGCCTGTTCGCCCGTTCGCTGGTCGCCCTGTCGGCGCCGGCCGATCCCAACGCCAGCCCGTGGCTGTCGTTGCTGCCCTTCGTCATCATCCTGGGCATCTTCTACGTGATGGTCCTGCTGCCGATGAAGAAGCGGCAGCAGAAGGTCGCCGACTTCCAGTCGGGGCTGAAGGTGGGCGACAAGGTCATCACCACCGGCGGCATCTACGGCACCATCACCCGCCTCGGCGAGCAGCACGTGCAACTGCAGATCGCGCCCCAGGTCCGCATCGACGTCGCCCGTGCGGCCGTCGGCGGCCTGCAGGGCCAGGACCCCGTCGTCCCCGACCAGGGCGTCGCGTAA
- a CDS encoding DUF502 domain-containing protein, translated as MRAAVPIAARVPFREHPLVWSYLRRRFVAGFFVTVPLALSLAALVWIFGVADALTSPLVERAFGRRVPGLGIAATAVGILVVGFFAANVVGRRLLQRAEYYLMLVPLFRSIYAPVKQLVWAFNPQNDSGFKRVVLVEEPQRGMVLGFLTRELTVPDEAGQPEAWVAVYVPTNHLYLGDILLYRRARVRFPDLSVEEGVRVFLTGGMALPPAITAPRTDQGEARRPPSGLA; from the coding sequence ATGCGCGCCGCGGTCCCGATCGCGGCGCGCGTGCCTTTTCGGGAGCATCCGCTGGTGTGGAGCTACCTGCGCCGCCGGTTCGTGGCGGGCTTCTTCGTCACCGTGCCGCTGGCGCTCAGCCTGGCGGCGCTGGTGTGGATCTTCGGCGTCGCCGATGCGCTCACCTCGCCGTTGGTGGAGCGCGCGTTCGGCAGGCGAGTACCGGGGCTCGGCATCGCCGCCACGGCGGTGGGCATCCTCGTGGTGGGGTTCTTCGCCGCCAACGTCGTCGGGCGGCGCCTGTTGCAGCGGGCCGAGTACTACCTCATGCTCGTGCCGCTCTTCCGGTCCATCTACGCGCCGGTCAAGCAACTGGTGTGGGCGTTCAATCCGCAGAACGACTCGGGCTTCAAGCGCGTGGTCCTGGTGGAGGAGCCGCAGCGCGGCATGGTGCTGGGTTTTCTCACGCGCGAGCTGACGGTGCCCGACGAGGCGGGGCAGCCGGAGGCGTGGGTGGCGGTGTACGTGCCGACCAATCACCTGTACTTGGGCGACATCCTGCTCTACCGGCGTGCCCGCGTCCGGTTTCCCGACCTGTCTGTGGAGGAAGGCGTGCGGGTGTTCCTCACCGGCGGCATGGCGTTGCCCCCCGCCATCACGGCGCCGCGAACGGACCAGGGCGAGGCGCGACGGCCGCCGTCCGGCCTGGCGTGA